The nucleotide window atttaATGGAAGTTTAGTTGATTATGTAAAAAAtgtattttaaataatgaaaaaaataattagATTATATGATGATAAAAAGTATGGGtatatattaaattataGTACAATGGCTTTTGGTGATTTTTAGCATATCAAAAAAACAGATagaaaaaggaaaataacCACAATGGGATGGAACTTCTCAACTTGAACGCACCACCTTCATGTACAGACGTAACAATGTTAATGGCCGATTGAGTAGAAGAGATACTGCTCTTGGCGGTCAAAGTTTCTGAGCTGGAGACATGAACCGCTGCGGCCGCAACCGTGTTTAAAGTACTAccagaattggaagataaaGTTGTGTAAGAGGAAGCATAAGAGATTCTTGGTGAAAGGTTTGTGCCACTTATTATTACTGAGGTATATCTTGGTTTCGTTTCCGTTTCTGTGGCAACACTGTCAGATTTTTTGATTGTCAATTTGCTTCCCTTAGCAACACTAGCTTGAGCATTTGATTTCATACTTCCTATGGAATTAGTAGACATCAAAGTTTTTCCACTATAGACCGTTGTATCTACGTTGTCGACATCGGTTAGATCCGATTGAATTTGTGACGTTGCTCTCCCTGATTCCTTTGTGTAGGAAGTTGATTTGAGGGTCTTGGTCAATGTATGTCCGGATGTTAAAACACCGGTCGAATCAGTAACACTTGCCTTGTATGTTTCTCTTGTGGTACTCTTAGTAGTAGGCAGTAGCGAGGTTGATGTATATAATATTGTTTCAAGCGTTACAGTACGTTTAGTTGACGAACATATTTGGGTTGGCGTACCCGCATCTAAAGATATTACTACAACAGTTGATGTAACGTCATCTGTTTTATAGACGTGCTCGGTTGTTATTAATGTTTTGTTAAATACAACTGTGGAGTTTACAATGTTGGTGATAATAGTAGTCCTTGGAATTGTGGTGATTTTAGAAATAAGTAACGAGACAGTACTAGTAgtatttttaataaatggGATTGTTTGCGTATTGgtataaatattcaaatatttatcgGTATATTTGGCAGTCTCATTAATGGTAACTGTTACAGGAACGAGCAGGTCACTCATTTTTGTTGTGAAAAATACATCAGTTGTATTGAAAACGTTagttttcattattgttctGAAATAAGTAGACGTTATTGGGGTCACTGATGTAACAGTCCTTGTcactttcaattcatcagtCATAGTTTTATTGGAAGTAACTGTTAAACTATTTGTTCTACTGAAAATATCTGTAGAAGTTAATACAGTAGTTACTTTGACAGTTTGAGGAATCACTGTCGTTGCTGTAAGCATAACTGTACTAACGCCAGTGACATTCTTGGTGACTGGGATAATTAAAGTAGAAGTTTGAAATTCGAGTGATCTGTCAATAGTTTTAATGACCTTCGTTAATGTTGATGTTACCGGAATCATGCTTTGTACCGTGTTCGTTGTTAAGTATATGCTGGTCGTATTATAGGTTTGAGTTATTATCCTTGTCAGTAGTTCCGTCCTAGTGGCAGGAATCAAGTTGGTTAAAAGAACTGTGGAGTTAAGTAGCCCTACAGAAGTAGTATGGTCTAGCAAAGTGATTGTGGTATTGTACAAATGTGTGAGATTTATAATAGCTGTCGAAATCGTGGTCTGCGGAATTATGGATGTGGATATTACGTTCATAACTTGTGTTCTTGTGAAGTTTTTAACTAATGTTGTTATGAATGTTGAAGTTTGGACCTCTAGTGATACATCCGTAGTTATCAAAGTTTGGGTTAATGTTGAAGTGgttggtattattatttgcaaGGTACTGGTAGATGTTGACAAACTTCTTAGCATAATAACATGGGTCGATGTTTCGGTACGAATTTCCGTTCTATTTAATGCTATGACAGCGGTTAGTATATCCGTGGATGTTACCCTTTCAGTAGAAGTTACCAACCTAGTAGCATTGAGTACCCTTGTTGAAGTCCATACATTTGTCAAAATAGTCGTCTGGGGAATGATTGAGATGCTTGTCAAGCTCACAATAGTAGTACTAGTAACATTCGAGGTCATAGGGACAGTTAGAGTAGAAGTCTGGACCTCAAGTGACTTGTCAGTAGTCTTGAACGTCGCAACGGTTACAGACGTCACTGGAACAATCGTTTCAGAGGTGCTAACAGTAACAAGCGTGCTCGTAGCATTGAATATCTGGGTCGTAACCTGTGTCTGTACTGTCGTCTGCGTTATGGGAACCACGGTTGTTAAACGATCAATCGTTGTTATCTCTACTGTCGAAGTATGGTAATCCTCCACAATTATTGTACTATAAAATACTCTAGTCGAACTCATTACATTAGTTGATGTTACAATTTGTGGAATAGTTGTAGTTGTTGTCAAAGTATGTGTTTCTGTGTTTGTTACATTAGTAGTGAATGGAATTGTCAGTGTAgatgtttcaatttccaaaGATTTGTCTGTCACCTTGACAATTTGAATAGATGTAGACGTGATTGGCAGAACTGTCTCAAATGTTGTAGTCGTCTCAAATGTAGTTGTTTCGTTGAACGTTTGAACTGTTGTTTTGGTCATCATCTCAATGGTAGTAATTGGTACTATTGAGGTTAAAATGTCTGTGCTAGTCAAGTGATCTGTTACTATCATTGTTGTGTTAAATGTGTTTGTGGTGGTGAATATATTCGTTGAAAAAACAGTTTTTGGCAAAATAGTCAAGGATGTTGACGTCAATgtatttgttcttgtaacGTTGATAGTGGTTGGAATAATCAAAGTAGAAGTCTGAATTTGAAGTAGCCTATCTGTGCTTGTAACAAGCTGTACCATGGTAGAAGTAACAGGTATGATGCTTTCAACTGTATTTACTGTTGTAAGAGTTTTTGTATTATTGGCGGTTTGTGTATTTACCTGAGTAACAACATCAGTTTGGGTGGTGGAAACAACTgaagtaataatatttgtaTGAGTTACTGCATCGATATTAGTAATATCTATGGTTCGGtcaattgttcttgtaaCATCTGTTGTCCTAGGAACTAGAGTAAAAGAGGTGACCAATTGCGTAACATTCATTGTACGTGGGACCGTCATTGTAGTGTAGTATGGAGATGTCGTGACAAACGTAGAGGTCAAAGTTATCAAGATTAATGATGTTTCATCCCTTGTGCTTGTAAACACAGTCGTTTCGGTTGTTTTAAATGTTTCGGTGAGCTCAGACGTTTCTGTTACCTGTTCTACCAATTGTGAAGTAACTGTTTTGATAACATTACTTGTTATTGTTTCATATATATCATTTGTTTTGGTCACATGGTCAGTATACGTTCGATAATCGGTTAATTGTTCTGTTTCATAAATGGTAAGAGGAACGCTATTAGTTAcattaattgtttcaataacTTTGTTCAAAACCTGAGTAGTTGAGGTGATTAAATTTGTTTCGGTTATCGTAGTCGTTTCTTCAACTGTGGTGGTTGCCGTCATGGTATTAGTTTGAGTAAATGTAACAGTGTTTGTCTCTGTTGTTGATACCTCTTTAGTAATTGTTTTCGTAATGGAATTAGTCACTTCATTGGTTTGAACTTTGGTATTAGTTATTTCTGCAGTTTTTGTCATGTACATTGTTTGAATGAGTTGAGTAGTCTCAGTGTCAAAAATTGTATTTGTCATATTGATTTCATGAGTATGAAAGATGGTATTAGtgaaattttcaagttGAGTTATTTTATCTGTAAAGGTAACAGATATAGTATTTGTAACAGTGATATCATTAAGATTTGTTGTTGCAAAGGTCTCTGTGATGGGAATCGTTGTGAACACAGTCTCGGTAAGAATTGCCCTGTCAGCAAAAGTTGAAGGAACCACAGAAGAAGGAATAGTTTCGTCTCTCTTGAAGGTCACGGTAATACAAGTGGGACAAATATACGACGTGAAGTGTTTAGTCTGCTTTAATGTCATAGTAGATAATGATTCAGCCTCGGTAATAGTTACACATGTTGGACAAATATATGAGGTAAATTTTTTGGTTTGCTTTAATGTCGTTGTTGATAATGCATGTGCCTGTACTATTATTGTACTTAAAAGAAACAGATTCCTTAGCAGCATTCTCTTTGTTATTAGATCGATGATTCCTTTCTCATGCTATAAAGTGAGAAGGGGAACCATGGGCATCGAATGCACTTTActtccttcttttgtttATATAGCATGTGCGTACCAGCTCCGATGAGTTCATTCATGCCCATTGACATATGCATAGGAGTTGGAAAAACCCTTGCCTACGGATAGGAGTGTGCATTAATTGTTGGTCTGTGAATATCGATGCCACGTGGTTTTCTTAGGAAACTGCTCGAGTACTGGTCATCCTAGCGCCCATTGTAGATTAAATTTGTTCTCTGCAGGGTTATTCTCGCATAATGGATTTGCAAAGATTAGTTTCAATTGAGGTTTTTCGATCGcatgaaattttttcatttttttaatcGGAACGCGGATCGTGTAATGTCCCAAAAGGGTAATTTACATGCATATTTGTATTAAagttttttctttaaagatttgGTAGACAAAAATGAACAATTCTTCctttgtttcattttttcATTGTAGTTTCTACAGATTCTTCTTAGGCATTCAAAAAAAGTAGTAGAAAACCAAGATTTAAGTTAAACTCATAAGATGAaaagattttttttaaGACAAAGTAACGCAATCTAGAAGTTTCATGTATTTAAGTTTTAGTCAGTTGTCTTTCCAGGGTGCGAGAGCACATAAAAGGTTATATATCGGTTTTTCGATAATATGGGTGTGATAGTTTATTAAAGTATAGCCGAGTTTTTTTGAAGGCAACTCTTCAAGAGGAACTCAGCTTAAATCTCTTTAATTTGGCCATAAAAGTTGAAAAGtaaattttgaatcttCAATGTAGAGGTTTTTGTTGATTGGGAGTGGGTAATTCtctaaaaaatatttattcaaaaagaattatttattttcattttagAAATAAGGAAGTAAGctcaatttggaaattgtGATATAAGTAAATgttcaaaattcaaaaataaataaaaactttTTATCATATTTAAAA belongs to Naumovozyma castellii chromosome 3, complete genome and includes:
- the NCAS0C05660 gene encoding uncharacterized protein yields the protein MLLRNLFLLSTIIVQAHALSTTTLKQTKKFTSYICPTCVTITEAESLSTMTLKQTKHFTSYICPTCITVTFKRDETIPSSVVPSTFADRAILTETVFTTIPITETFATTNLNDITVTNTISVTFTDKITQLENFTNTIFHTHEINMTNTIFDTETTQLIQTMYMTKTAEITNTKVQTNEVTNSITKTITKEVSTTETNTVTFTQTNTMTATTTVEETTTITETNLITSTTQVLNKVIETINVTNSVPLTIYETEQLTDYRTYTDHVTKTNDIYETITSNVIKTVTSQLVEQVTETSELTETFKTTETTVFTSTRDETSLILITLTSTFVTTSPYYTTMTVPRTMNVTQLVTSFTLVPRTTDVTRTIDRTIDITNIDAVTHTNIITSVVSTTQTDVVTQVNTQTANNTKTLTTVNTVESIIPVTSTMVQLVTSTDRLLQIQTSTLIIPTTINVTRTNTLTSTSLTILPKTVFSTNIFTTTNTFNTTMIVTDHLTSTDILTSIVPITTIEMMTKTTVQTFNETTTFETTTTFETVLPITSTSIQIVKVTDKSLEIETSTLTIPFTTNVTNTETHTLTTTTTIPQIVTSTNVMSSTRVFYSTIIVEDYHTSTVEITTIDRLTTVVPITQTTVQTQVTTQIFNATSTLVTVSTSETIVPVTSVTVATFKTTDKSLEVQTSTLTVPMTSNVTSTTIVSLTSISIIPQTTILTNVWTSTRVLNATRLVTSTERVTSTDILTAVIALNRTEIRTETSTHVIMLRSLSTSTSTLQIIIPTTSTLTQTLITTDVSLEVQTSTFITTLVKNFTRTQVMNVISTSIIPQTTISTAIINLTHLYNTTITLLDHTTSVGLLNSTVLLTNLIPATRTELLTRIITQTYNTTSIYLTTNTVQSMIPVTSTLTKVIKTIDRSLEFQTSTLIIPVTKNVTGVSTVMLTATTVIPQTVKVTTVLTSTDIFSRTNSLTVTSNKTMTDELKVTRTVTSVTPITSTYFRTIMKTNVFNTTDVFFTTKMSDLLVPVTVTINETAKYTDKYLNIYTNTQTIPFIKNTTSTVSLLISKITTIPRTTIITNIVNSTVVFNKTLITTEHVYKTDDVTSTVVVISLDAGTPTQICSSTKRTVTLETILYTSTSLLPTTKSTTRETYKASVTDSTGVLTSGHTLTKTLKSTSYTKESGRATSQIQSDLTDVDNVDTTVYSGKTLMSTNSIGSMKSNAQASVAKGSKLTIKKSDSVATETETKPRYTSVIISGTNLSPRISYASSYTTLSSNSGSTLNTVAAAAVHVSSSETLTAKSSISSTQSAINIVTSVHEGGAFKLRSSIPLWLFSFFYLFF